From a region of the Anomalospiza imberbis isolate Cuckoo-Finch-1a 21T00152 chromosome 3, ASM3175350v1, whole genome shotgun sequence genome:
- the FABP7 gene encoding fatty acid-binding protein, brain, with protein MVEAFCATWKLVDSHNFDEYMKALGVGFATRQVGNVTKPTVIISSEGDKVVIRTQSTFKNTEISFKLGEEFDETTPDDRNCKSVVTLDGEKLVHVQKWDGKETNFVREIKDGKMVMTLTFGDVVAVRHYEKA; from the exons ATGGTCGAGGCTTTCTGCGCCACCTGGAAGTTGGTAGACAGCCACAACTTCGACGAGTATATGAAGGCACTCG GAGTGGGGTTTGCAACACGGCAGGTGGGGAATGTGACTAAACCCACTGTGATTATCAGCAGCGAGGGGGACAAAGTAGTGATCAGAACTCAAAGCACTTTCAAAAACACAGAAATCAGCTTTAAACTTGGAGAGGAATTTGATGAAACTACCCCCGATGACAGAAACTGCAAA TCAGTTGTGACCCTGGATGGAGAGAAGCTAGTGCACGTACAGAAATGGGATGGCAAAGAGACAAATTTTGTGAGAGAAATAAAGGATGGCAAAATGGTAATG ACTCTCACCTTTGGTGATGTGGTTGCTGTTCGCCACTATGAGAAAGCGTAG
- the SMPDL3A gene encoding cyclic GMP-AMP phosphodiesterase SMPDL3A, which yields MELRLALGLALLCSALEAAPAGPQRPRSAVGQFWHVSDLHLDPTYHITPDRTKVCSSSKGVNASNPGPFGDFLCDSPYQLILSAFEFMNDSKEQVSFMIWTGDSPPHVHVKELSTKLVISIIGNLSSTIRNFFPDLQVFPALGNHDYWPQDQLPVTTSEVYNAVADFWKPWLSDEAINTFRKGGFYTQLFESSNSDQPLRIISLNTNLYYSPNKVTVNITDPANQFAWLEEILETSSQKKEKVYVIGHVPVGYLPYARNTTAIREYYNERLVKIFRKYSSVIVGQFFGHTHRDSIMVLLDEEEKPVNSLFVAPAVTPVKSVLQTESNNPGVRLYQYDLFDYSLLDLWQFYLDLRDANKKNESNWKLEYILTKTYGIEDLKPESLYEMAKQLSMPQSTLFEQYYSNYIVSYDKTIRCEEGCKTCQICAIQYLDYSSYTDCINQETVWR from the exons ATGGAGCTGCGGCTGGCGCTCGGGCTGGCGCTGCTCTGCTCCGCGCTGGAGGCGGCGCCGGCCGGCCCGCagcggccccgctccgccgtGG GGCAATTCTGGCATGTATCTGACCTACATTTAGATCCGACTTACCACATTACCCCTGATCGCACCAAAGTTTGTTCTTCTTCCAAAGGAGTAAATGCCTCCAACCCAGGCCCTTTTGGAGACTTTTTGTGTGATTCTCCTTATCAACTTATTTTGTCAGCATTTGAATTCATGAACGATTCAAAAGAGCAGGTTTCATTCATGATTTGGACAGG AGACAGCCCTCCTCATGTTCATGTAAAAGAGCTCTCCACGAAGTTGGTCATTAGCATCATTGGTAATCTGAGTTCTACAATTCGTAATTTCTTTCCAGATCTTCAGGTTTTCCCAGCTTTAGGCAATCATGACTACTGGCCACAG GACCAGCTTCCTGTAACTACCAGTGAAGTTTACAATGCTGTAGCAGATTTCTGGAAACCTTGGCTAAGTGATGAAGCAATCAATACCTTCAGAAAAG GTGGCTTTTACACACAGCTGTTTGAATCCAGTAATAGCGATCAACCACTCAGGATAATCAGTCTGAACACAAATTTATATTACAGCCCCAACAAGGTAACTGTGAATATCACTGACCCAGCCAACCAGTTTGCCTGGCTGGAGGAAATACTTGAAACCTCTtcacaaaagaaggaaaag GTGTATGTCATAGGTCATGTCCCAGTAGGATACTTGCCATATGCAAGGAATACTACAGCTATCAGGGAGTATTACAATGAGAGACTGGTAAAGATTTTTCGCAAATACAGTAGTGTTATTGTGGGCCAGTTTTTTGGACATACCCATAGAGATAGTATCATGGTCCTCCTGGATGAAGAAG aaaagccAGTCAATTCCTTGTTTGTGGCACCCGCTGTAACTCCAGTGAAGAGTGTATTGCAAACAGAGTCCAATAACCCTGGTGTCAGATTGTATCAATACGATCTTTTTGACTATAGCTTGCTG GATCTGTGGCAGTTTTACTTGGACCTCAGGGATGCCAACAAGAAAAATGAATCAAACTGGAAATTAGAATACATCCTGACTAAAACTTATGGCATTGAAGACTTGAAGCCAGAAAGCCTATATGAAATGGCCAAGCAGTTGTCTATGCCACAGAGCACACTGTTTGAGCAGTATTACAGTAACTATATTGTGAGTTACGACAAAACTATTCGCTGTGAAGAGGGGTGCAAGACCTGCCAAATATGCGCAATCCAATATTTAGATTACTCCTCATACACAGATTGCATCAATCAGGAGACAGTGTGGAGATGA